The sequence below is a genomic window from Natrinema salaciae.
GGACTTGACGCCAGAAAACCCCCTCTCCATAGGTAACGTCGGCTATCGCTGAGCCGGGCTCGACGTGCAGGTCAAGTACCTCGGGGAAGACCTCATCGTTCGTTCCCTTATGCGCTGAGAGAATGGCGTCTTCTGCCGCGACGCGTTCCGGTTCTTCATCATCCGAGGACGAATCCTGCTCCTCTTCGTCTGAACTCGAAGTCCCGTCCTCGTCGTCAGACTCTGTCTCTGTTTGAATTCGGTCGCGAACCTTCTGGTACGCACCGTAGACGGACTGCTCCTCGCGGTCGAGTTTGTCGACCTCATGTTGGGCGACGGTATCTCCATCTTGAGCGGCATCCCAGACTGTCTTCGCCATATCGTACGTGCGCCCGGAGCCGAAACCAACCGTATCGGCGACCTTGTCTCGCGTCTTACCGAAGTCGTCGTCGGGCGAGGATGTCTCTTCGTCACCTTGTGAAGAATTTTCCACGATGTCCGTACGCGTCCCCTGTCGTTGGCGCGCTCGCTCGCGCTCAATTCGTTCTAGCTCCTCTGCCTCTCTGAGCTTCTGGCTAAACGACTTGTCTCGGCTCTGGTTGTGAACGAGGAGTCGCTCCTGTCGCTCAAGGTCTGTCTCTAAGCGGACGAATCGAACGGGAACTTGCTCCAACCCGACTTTCTTTGCAGCCTCCGTGCGTCGATGTCCAGAGATGATGGTCGGTTGATCGGCGACCTCCCCCGCCTCTGGTTGGGGATCGACGACGATTGGCTCTACAACACCGATGTCTTCGATGCTTGATAGTAGTGCCTCGTCAGGGTCTGTACGGTCGCCATATACGTCATCGTTCAACGGATGTGGTTCGAGAGAGTCCGGATCGAGATATTCAATCTCCGATGGCACCGCCTCAGCCATTTTTCAAATAGGTGGTGATGGGCTCCCAATAACTGCTTCGTCACAAACTTAGCACTCTTCGAAATCCGGGGATGGCACGCACCTACATCTAAAGTCTCCTCGATTCGTTTTTCCCTATCAACTAAGTGGTGTGGATGGTTCGAGACAAAGTATGACTCTCCGCACCGACGGAAGGGGAACTTCCCTACCGTCGCTCGACTCGACATTCTCTCACGAAGAGGTGTCGATGGCGCTCACTAGATGCGGGCTTCTCGTAGAACGGGCAGAGACGCTCGCTCGGCTGTACGCCCAACATCGGGACTGGACAGTCGTCGAAGAGCAATGGCTCGAAGAACGGTTCGACGAGCGTAGTACGCGCGGCAGTTCGAAGGGCATCTATCGCGCTCTCAGCTCGCGATTCAAGACAGCGGGAAGCGAACTCCCCTCGATCGTCCAACTTCCGACGGTCTTCGATCAATGCGAGGCGAAACGCGATAAGGCGCAGGTACTGTACTTCTACTTAGTGGAGGACGACCCTCTCGTGAAGTACATCGTCCACCGATACGCCAATCGGCTTCAGGAGTCCGGCGTCGACGGGCTGGACTTCGAGCAGGACACAGTTGAACGCCTTCTGAACGAATTCCATTACGACGATGGGAGCGAGTTTGATTACGCAGAATCGACGACGCGTCGGTGGGGCGAAGGACTCCGCTCTGTGATGCGAGAGATCGACGTTCTCGAGACACAGCAGGCATTACAGGGCCAGATTCCCAATATCGGGACGACACCGTTGCTCGTCGCGTCAGGTTACTCGTGGGAGACCCACGGCGATGACTGGCTTTCCCAGCCGACTGGCTGGCTCTACCTCTTCCAATCGGAACAGTACTGGGACTCCTTGGCCGAACGAGTGAGCGACGATCCGAACTGGGAAGCGAGCGGGATTCACGGTGAACTGAGACTCCAGCCGGTCGTTGATACATACGACTGGGCCGAACCATGGGAGGGCGAAGTATGACTGACGAGAGCTGGTTCGCTGCCGATGTTGGGAGCGATTTCGAGGAGTCCGTCCGCATCGACCGCGAGGATGACGGTCGCGATCATCGACTGGAATCGATCGACACCTACCACGTGACAGAGGAGTCGAAGGACTTCATGTCCGACTTCTTCTCGCGTCTGCTCGGCCGTTCCGAGGATATGCGGTCGGGCGCGAACTACTGGCTCTACGGATACTACGGGAGCGGAAAGAGTCACCTTCTTAGCGTACTTCGCGGGCTTCTGGATAGCGAATGGCTTCGACAGCGCGACGATGTCTGGGAGCAGCTAACCGACGGTCGTGAGCTGGAGACGCTCGAGTCCACGTGGTCGTCGATCCACGATGATTACGAGGTCATTCCAATCTC
It includes:
- a CDS encoding ParB/RepB/Spo0J family partition protein, whose amino-acid sequence is MAEAVPSEIEYLDPDSLEPHPLNDDVYGDRTDPDEALLSSIEDIGVVEPIVVDPQPEAGEVADQPTIISGHRRTEAAKKVGLEQVPVRFVRLETDLERQERLLVHNQSRDKSFSQKLREAEELERIERERARQRQGTRTDIVENSSQGDEETSSPDDDFGKTRDKVADTVGFGSGRTYDMAKTVWDAAQDGDTVAQHEVDKLDREEQSVYGAYQKVRDRIQTETESDDEDGTSSSDEEEQDSSSDDEEPERVAAEDAILSAHKGTNDEVFPEVLDLHVEPGSAIADVTYGEGVFWRQVPSGKYELTATDIDPSRSPDSTDGVDCRDLPYDDASFDCVVLDPPYAEGFYETPDKPSDNDYWIKDRYVGTTGEQSATYHDAVLEMYAAAGEEARRVLRDDGLLIAKMQDEVSRNEQRLTHVEVTNIYEEMGFHARDLFVVVRPDTPTVGRMYEQRRARKNHSYFLVYKKQE
- a CDS encoding DUF1819 family protein, producing the protein MTLRTDGRGTSLPSLDSTFSHEEVSMALTRCGLLVERAETLARLYAQHRDWTVVEEQWLEERFDERSTRGSSKGIYRALSSRFKTAGSELPSIVQLPTVFDQCEAKRDKAQVLYFYLVEDDPLVKYIVHRYANRLQESGVDGLDFEQDTVERLLNEFHYDDGSEFDYAESTTRRWGEGLRSVMREIDVLETQQALQGQIPNIGTTPLLVASGYSWETHGDDWLSQPTGWLYLFQSEQYWDSLAERVSDDPNWEASGIHGELRLQPVVDTYDWAEPWEGEV